One window of Alkaliphilus metalliredigens QYMF genomic DNA carries:
- the rseP gene encoding RIP metalloprotease RseP, which translates to MTAVVAIIVFGLLIFFHELGHFGVAKLVGIKVHEFAIGMGPKFLQFTKGETKYSLRLLPLGGYVRMEGEDEASSDERSFNNKTVVQRIAVLFAGPLMNFILAIFLFFIIFYTIGAPTTTIEQVMVESPAEAVGIQPGDSIVEIDGSHITSWSEIVQEISVSEGRTMQMTLLRNDQEIQKTITPNIEPETQQIMIGIVPEMRASFTASIRNSFDQTFMIIREIVLFLRNIVGREATSTEIMGPVGIISLVGQATRTGWVDVLFLASLISINLGLMNLLPIPALDGSRILFLIVEFLRGKPIAPEKEGMIHLVGFGLLMLLMVFITYQDIVTIFTR; encoded by the coding sequence ATGACTGCAGTAGTTGCGATTATCGTATTCGGACTTTTAATTTTCTTTCATGAGTTAGGACACTTTGGTGTCGCAAAACTTGTGGGGATTAAAGTGCATGAATTTGCAATTGGTATGGGGCCTAAATTTTTGCAATTTACCAAAGGTGAAACAAAATATTCCCTGAGGCTGTTACCATTAGGAGGATATGTACGAATGGAGGGTGAAGATGAAGCTTCATCTGATGAGAGAAGTTTTAATAATAAAACTGTAGTCCAACGAATTGCAGTATTATTTGCAGGGCCGTTGATGAATTTTATTTTGGCGATTTTCTTGTTTTTTATTATATTCTACACCATTGGTGCACCCACAACGACCATAGAACAGGTGATGGTAGAATCTCCTGCAGAAGCTGTTGGCATTCAACCAGGAGATTCAATTGTTGAAATTGATGGAAGTCATATCACTAGCTGGAGTGAAATTGTTCAAGAGATATCTGTCTCTGAAGGCAGAACCATGCAAATGACTTTGCTACGTAATGATCAAGAGATTCAAAAAACAATTACCCCCAATATTGAACCGGAGACTCAACAAATTATGATTGGGATCGTGCCAGAAATGAGAGCTTCTTTTACTGCTTCAATCCGTAATAGCTTCGATCAAACATTTATGATTATAAGAGAGATTGTATTGTTCTTACGAAACATTGTAGGAAGAGAAGCGACCTCTACAGAGATTATGGGACCAGTGGGAATTATCAGCCTGGTGGGTCAAGCAACAAGAACTGGATGGGTTGATGTTCTTTTTCTTGCCAGTTTGATTAGTATCAACTTAGGCTTGATGAATTTATTACCCATTCCAGCACTTGACGGCAGTCGAATACTCTTTTTAATTGTGGAATTTTTAAGAGGAAAACCCATCGCCCCTGAGAAAGAGGGTATGATTCACTTAGTGGGATTTGGTTTACTAATGCTATTAATGGTATTCATAACTTATCAGGATATCGTCACCATTTTCACAAGATAA
- a CDS encoding 1-deoxy-D-xylulose-5-phosphate reductoisomerase: MHKRICIMGSTGSIGRQTIEVIKEHPEKFQVTSLAVMKSIDELEEQIHILKPKKVVVFDKEKAEILAKRITTKTKILWGMDGLLEIAADDDTDIVLTSVVGSIGLLPTLKAIEAGKDIALANKETLVVAGDLVMKAAAKMGVRIIPVDSEHSAIFQALNGEQTSHLSKIILTASGGPFKDWTKDAIRHATAKDALKHPNWSMGKKISIDSATLMNKGLEVIEARWLFGVDLDKIEVVVHPQSIIHSMIELRDHSIIAQLGVPDMKLPIQYALSYPDRIRGNIPRLDFKEVTSLTFMEPDLERFPCLSLAYEALVAGGTMPCVLNGANEVLVSYYLNGEIGFYDIPKYIEKAMSAHRVLEYKTVEELLEIDQWVRRWIQSQIK; encoded by the coding sequence AAGAACATCCAGAAAAATTTCAAGTGACTAGTCTTGCTGTGATGAAAAGTATAGATGAGCTTGAGGAACAAATTCATATACTGAAGCCTAAAAAAGTAGTGGTATTTGATAAAGAGAAGGCCGAAATACTAGCTAAACGTATCACTACCAAGACGAAAATACTTTGGGGAATGGATGGATTGTTAGAAATCGCAGCTGATGACGATACTGATATTGTTTTGACTTCGGTGGTTGGCAGTATAGGATTACTACCAACCCTTAAGGCGATTGAGGCGGGGAAAGACATCGCTCTGGCAAATAAGGAAACCTTAGTTGTGGCAGGAGATTTGGTGATGAAAGCTGCTGCAAAAATGGGTGTGCGAATTATTCCTGTTGATAGTGAACACTCAGCGATTTTCCAAGCACTTAATGGTGAACAAACAAGTCACTTATCTAAAATAATTTTAACTGCATCAGGAGGCCCCTTTAAGGACTGGACGAAGGATGCAATTCGTCATGCTACTGCTAAAGATGCATTAAAGCATCCTAATTGGAGCATGGGGAAAAAAATATCAATTGACTCTGCTACCTTAATGAATAAAGGATTAGAAGTGATTGAGGCAAGGTGGTTATTTGGTGTAGACTTGGATAAAATAGAAGTAGTTGTTCATCCACAAAGTATTATTCATTCAATGATAGAATTAAGAGATCATTCCATCATTGCTCAGCTTGGGGTGCCAGATATGAAGCTACCCATTCAATATGCACTATCATATCCTGATCGAATAAGAGGAAATATACCAAGACTTGATTTTAAAGAAGTGACATCTTTGACATTTATGGAACCAGACTTAGAGCGATTTCCATGCTTATCATTGGCTTATGAGGCACTAGTAGCGGGAGGAACAATGCCCTGTGTTTTGAATGGAGCTAATGAAGTTTTGGTGAGCTACTATTTAAATGGAGAAATTGGGTTTTATGATATTCCAAAATACATTGAAAAAGCAATGTCAGCCCATCGGGTACTTGAGTATAAGACAGTAGAAGAATTACTAGAAATAGATCAATGGGTACGGCGGTGGATCCAGAGTCAAATCAAATAG